ATGCCTTAGTGCTGGCCTTAACCGAAATCAGCGAAATGCCGGTTCCGCAAAAAGTCGAACGGCAACGCGCCCAATTACAGGACGCCATGCTGGATACCCATTTCATGCTCGGCCAGCTGCGGGTGGCCATTGCGGCCGATCCCGATCAACTTAACGCGCTGATCCATTTAGTGCATGGCATGGGCGCCGAAGTGGTCACCGCCATAGCCGCCGGCAACACGCCGGTACTGGCCAGCGCACCGGTGGACAGCATCAAGATCGGCGATCTGGAAGATTTGGAAGTGATGGCCAAGGAACGCAAGGCGCAGTTGCTGATCGGCAACTCGCATGCCGTGGCCAGTGCCGAGCGCCTGGGCATCCCGATTTTACGCATAGGCTTTCCGCTTTACGACGTGATCGGCGGTTACCAAAAAACCTGGATCGGTTATCGCGGCACCCGCCAGACCTTATTCGATCTGGCCAATTTGGTAATCAATTTCGCGCACGAAGAAATCGAGCCCTACTACTCGCCTTATGCGCAAAAACCCGAGTCCGAACGTCAAACCTGCTCGCCGTCATGTCATTAACCCGTCGCATGCAGGTCGTGCATCAATCCGAACAGGAGATACCGATGGATACCGCCATCAAAGTCGCGTTTGCCACCACCGACATGGTGCATGTCAATCAGCATTTCGGTTCCGCCAAATCGTTTGCGGTATACGCCGTCAACCCTGAGCAGGCAGAACTGATGGAAGCCGCCCAGTTCGGCCAACTGGAGCAGGATGGCAATGAAGATAAATTATCGGTAAAGCTGCAATTGCTGGAAGGCTGTTCAGCGGTGTACTGCCAAGCGGTCGGCGCGTCGGCGATCAAGCAAATCCTCGCTCAAGGCATACAACCGATCAAAGTCCACGAAGGCAGCACGATTCAGGATCTGCTGAACGATTTGCAGGCTGAAATGAAAGCCGGGCCTTCCAGTTGGCTGGCCAAAGCCATCAACCAGCACAAAGGCCCGGATCCGCAACGCTTCGATGAAATGGAGCAGGAAGGCTGGGATGAATAGATTCCAACCGGCATTCAATTAACGTTGCCAGAGCAACACACACTACCGAATTTAACAAACAGGAGAACACCATGGCCCAAGCAGCTTTAGCCGTAGAAACCGGCGACCCTTTCATGACATCCGCTGTCGTCCTCGAAATGCTCAAACAACTGCGTGCGCTCGATACTTACGACACATACGAAGGCTGGTCCGACGAAAAAATCATCGACCCGCTGGTGATGACCAAAGAACGCAAACGCGAAATCCCCATCATCGGCGATCCGGACGAAATCACCCTGGCTCGCGTCAAGGCCTACTACAACAGTATCGCCTCGTTGGTGGAAAAACGCTCCGGCAAGATGGCCGTTCCGGTCATCAACATCACTCACGAAGGGTTCGGACGGGCGTTTGTGCTGGTCGGAAAATTAATCGTGGTCGATAAAACCCTGCGCGACGTGCACCGTTTCGGATTTCCCAGCCTGGAAGACATGTCGACCAAAACGGAGGCCGTTATCGAAAAAGCCGTTGCCTTGATTGAACAATACAAAGAAGTAGCGGAAGCCTGAGGAGAACGCTCATGACTGACGAAGAACTGAAGAAATTGGAAAAAGAGGTCAAAAAGGCCAAGCGTCTGGCCGGCGAAGCCGCCATGGAACTGCACGACTTGATCGAGGACAGACTGCCGGACGCCTATGGCGAACTGATGGCTGTGGCCCAAAACACCTACGAAGCCTGCAAGGTCTGGGACGAAGCCAACCAAAAATTCCTGGCTGCGTCCGCAGCAACCGCTTGAGGACACGACGATGAGCGAATTTGTAACCGGCACCAC
This sequence is a window from Methylomonas methanica MC09. Protein-coding genes within it:
- the nifX gene encoding nitrogen fixation protein NifX yields the protein MSLTRRMQVVHQSEQEIPMDTAIKVAFATTDMVHVNQHFGSAKSFAVYAVNPEQAELMEAAQFGQLEQDGNEDKLSVKLQLLEGCSAVYCQAVGASAIKQILAQGIQPIKVHEGSTIQDLLNDLQAEMKAGPSSWLAKAINQHKGPDPQRFDEMEQEGWDE
- a CDS encoding NifX-associated nitrogen fixation protein gives rise to the protein MAQAALAVETGDPFMTSAVVLEMLKQLRALDTYDTYEGWSDEKIIDPLVMTKERKREIPIIGDPDEITLARVKAYYNSIASLVEKRSGKMAVPVINITHEGFGRAFVLVGKLIVVDKTLRDVHRFGFPSLEDMSTKTEAVIEKAVALIEQYKEVAEA
- a CDS encoding CCE_0567 family metalloprotein; amino-acid sequence: MTDEELKKLEKEVKKAKRLAGEAAMELHDLIEDRLPDAYGELMAVAQNTYEACKVWDEANQKFLAASAATA